ATGCATGTGCCTCCCTATCCTTCATGACAAACAACTGTTGTAGCCTCTCGTAAGTACATCTAACAATCGATGAAATTGGTAAATGCCGCATACCCTTCAAAGCTGCATTCATGCACTCGGAGAGCTTTGTTGTCATGTGCCCAAGCCTGCGACCGCTATCACAAGGTTGTaaccatattttcttgttaaatCTACTGACCTTGTCTGACATCTCATGAGATTAAAATGGAATCGGTTGACATTCATCCCAAAATAATTATGATAAACAAGAATATACTTTAGACATTGAATAATGGCTTACCAATATCTGAGATTCTATTGTAGGACAACACGGAGACTCCAAAGACATCTTGCTGCATATTGCCAGCAATGCACATGGTACTTTGATTGATCCGACTCCACGACTCTATACTCAACACTTCTTCAAATGCTGTAATTCTTCACACCTAGCATGACAACCTccctatttttgaatatgtGACCAATGCAAAATTACACACCACTGTCTGTGTTGTAATCGTCTCCACCTATATTGGAAATGGAGTTTTTCTCATGCATCGTGTCCAGATCTAATGTAAGATAGTGGCTGAGTACAACTGATAACTTCGGAATTGATTTTGGGGTAGGAAAAAAATACCGAACTATTTCACCGATAGGAGTCTCTGGTATAAACTtctgctcatcatcattctcaaaagAACCATTTTTGTTGCTATCAACAACATACTCTTCATCCGACTTCTCACTGTCCACGTCCATGTGTACTACTAGACTAGCACGGTGCAAAGGGAGTGATGCAAGAGGTGGGTTATCTTGGACAAAATTTGAGGCCCAGAACCACTACCACCAACATTACCAACCTCCGCAGAAAGCTCCATCACTTATTCAGCCATGATTCTCCCGTAGATATCAAACATCAGGCGCACATGCTCATTATCATCTagtcaaaaaatacaaaaccaAAATACTCGATTTTTCATCGGTGCTAGCAACCTATATCTAACTTTTCCAATCTCCTTCGTCCCATTAACACTGAGACTCGTCAATATCAGACTCTGTAACTCAAACAAAGAACTTAGTCTCCAAGTGCGCAAGAGAATAGGACTATCACACTCAAACACAATTTCattgtcattattttttatatgataattgGGATATATACTTACAACAATATATCCACTACCACTAGATACTTTTACTAGATTTATTAAAagaatggagaagaagaagtgaaaTATTTGTGAAGAAGACTAATACTTACAGATCATTTTATAGCTGGTCAAAATTTCTCATAATCTATGTCGTTTAGAGTGTAAATGATATAGTTTTTTacgtatctcgtttatactATAAATGAGTTGAATTTAAGTGTATcttgtttatattatttacaATATAAACGAGATACGTGTAGTGCATCCTCTCACATGTATCACGTGTGCAAACGTGATATGTTGAACGCAAAAATATATCTTATCTCATTTATATTGTATGAGCAGCGAGCAGTTGTGATTAGCGACTGGCGGTAGAAAAATGAGACACAATTGTGGGCGAGAGGCGCAGAGACGAGGCTGATGTGAGACGCCACTGCTATGTGTGTCTGTTCTTATGCTTGATCGGAGAGAGAGAAACGAACCACCGCGAAGTACAGACTGGCGACAAACAACACATGAGTTGGCAGATGCAGTGGACCCCGCAAGGAGATGCGCGACCACACGGTGTTAGCAACAACGACTCTGTGAGAGTGAAAAGGTTGAGACGCCGTTTTGGTTCATTTTAGAGTGAGAAAGTGTGAGAGTGCGTTGGAGAAGAAGATTAAGGTTAGGATGAATGAATTGTTCAATGGAATTtgattgattaattaaaaaattcaccTATATATACACATTAATAAGATTATCATATCAGCAAAATCGACCACTTTAGCATTATTTTCGTTAGAATTGTATTTCAATGAATTCACAGATAtgcttgtcaaattttaaaattattcaaagactattttatcaaaaacaaaaatcaatttgACCAAAATCCATGTGATATTTTAACCTCTGTTGCTAAGGTTACCGGAGCAATCTATAATAGGAAATGAAGTGGAGTGTTGCattttcaaaactcataacTCGTCTGAGCCACAGAGCCAGTGACCAGTGCTTGTTTGTTTTGTAGTTAGTTGCGATGTCCATCGACCTCAAACTCTCGCGCTTCAATCGTATTTATCGCCCTTCggtaactctctctctctctctctctctctctctctctctctctctctcaaatgTTCTTAATCGATTATTGATTGGGAATTTGACTTCAGGAAGCACTGGAAGgcaaaatcatcatcaaaacGCAGTCTTCAATTTCCCACTATGGAATTCGCCTTACTTTCAAAGGATCCGTCAACATGCAGGTTCACCCTTCTCTTTCGTTACACCAAACAGACGCAAACTTTATAGTTAGTATTTTATTGAAGCTTTAATTCATGGTTTTGTTGGCCTTATTGTTGTGTATGGTGAAGGTTCGTGGAGGATCAGCTGGTGTTGTTGAGTCACTCTATGGAGTTATTAAGCCAATTCCTATTTTGTAAGtttatttcttgttctcttaCTGTGTAATTTGACAAGCAGAGTGTGAattttattgatgttgttgattttcttttcctttcaaaaTATGGCAAATAGTGTTAATGATTTCTTGCTTCCTTGTctaaacaaaataacaaattgTAAATGATTTCTACCTTATTCATTTTTGCATATATGATCTTTCTCGATGAGCCAACCGTAATGCATAACCTTGTAATTATAGATTTGCATATCAGTCTGCTTATTTGGGATTTGATTCAGTTTCTATGTGACTGTGATTAACTTACCGGTCTTTGACTAGGTAAATCTTCATGAGAGAcgatattttatatataaatatatataaaacaagaAGATAGTAATGATAAGAAGAATTCAAGAGAGTACATTGTATCatctattgttttctttttgatgGTGAAAGTGGGTGGCATTTCTGTTGGTCCCAGATTTATTTGGGGCTAACATTAGTCCTCTAagtttgcttttaattttagcTGTTAGGTTGTTTACTTTTAGATCCAACTGTGTGTAACTCAACTTGTatttatgcttttaaaattggCAAATTATCCCtgtaatttgttaattttgcgAGTAAACACCCAATTTGGTCCGTGTATATCTTCCTAGAGGAAAATGCGACCCatgacaaaaaaagaaaacaggaCAATTTGGCCCTTGATCCTGTTTGTCGTGAGACAACATAGCCCTTTTTGTGAAATCCACCGTGAACTGATAACAAAACTTTCCTAGCTGGCTTGTTATTGTGATGAAATGACCATTTAAGTGCCGTGCTAGAGGGGGGTTAGGATTGGTCAGGACCAATTTGTCCCTCATGACCCCACTACCACCACCCTCCACCTCCACCTAAACCCCTCGCCCTCACCACGACACAACCCCACCGCCTCTGCCTCCGATGTGTCTTAAACTGTCATCGCTGCCTCTGCTGAAATTTGTGATCTCCAAAATTCTGATAGACTTAATGtttgatttgattttcaaattattattaaacttAAATGGCACAATAAAACATTGAGTTTATAATTGTAAATAACAACATCATTGGGATATATTGTAATTGAAAAGAGTTACATTCAATATTGCAATAATgagttaatgttttttttttttttgcaaataaaaaagtttaaatgcTTTAGATAAAAACTAGGAAATGGATATTGCCACTCCAATTTTGATAATCCCACTTCTTTTTTCcacaaattcataaaaatatacaatgcaaaagaatcatgtGTGGAGTGGCATTATCAAAAATGGAAGTGGCATTATCATTTCCCTAAAAACTAGTTGGGACCAACATAAACGCCATCGTGAAGTTGTTTGATAACAATTATGCTTTGCATGATCACTTTCATTCAAGCTGATACTTTGCTAATAGCACTCATTAGGAATTTCTGGTGTTACAGAAAGGAAAATATGAAACTTGTTATGACTAACTTTGTAAACAGGAATAGGACCACCGAGGTTAAACCTTCTGGAAAGATTGCTTCGGGCACAACAGAGGTAATATATCATTAGTGAATGAATAGAAGTTCTATTTATTACAGTTTTGTCTTTTAGACTACTTATCTTATTAAGGCATGATATCTAGTATCAGCTGTCAAGTGGATAAGATATTGAGCTAGCCCATTGTGTTTTGTTTCCCAAAGAGGTGGGCCTGGTGCATGAGGTTCTTGTTTTGGGGATAGAGGAATTTAacttgataaaaagataagcaTAACCATATGTGATTCTGCAGAGGTTTTCTCATAATTATGGTGAAGTTCAGTTAAATATCTGATTTCTAGACTTGCAACCATCTGGAAGATTAAGCTTTTAAGAAGCTGTTTTGTTATATGATTTTACCCCTTAATGAGTGTCTTGTCTCATCTGGATTTACTTTCTCATTTTTGCCAAAAATATGATACTGTCCTACGAAACAAATCTGATCTCACTGTTCGAATAACATAGTTGGATTTGTTCTTGCAGTTCCTGTCTTAAGTTGGCTTTTCtgaacaaaataatatttgaaataCTATAATGTTCTTTTGAGTGAAAATTTAGTACCATATTTGACAGGTTTTcctattaatttgatttaaccTAGTTCACTGTGTTCATATTCATTTAAAGGTTTGCAATCTTGTGGCAGATACCATTTTCGGTGACCCTTAGACAGCAAGGTGAAAATTTGGAAAAGTTTTATGAGACTTTCCATGGGGCAAATATAAGTATCCAGGTAATGTAATGGAAGATGCTTTCTTAGCCAACTGATCTACATGATTAAATTTTCACCACCATTCCTACTATTGATTATTATCTCTCTTTTTGACATTTGGTAAAGAAGTTGGCTTTGATCTTAATCAAGGTTGAATATTTTTACACTAATAAGGTTTGGTGATGCCATATGGTTCACTGATGGTGTAAATTCTTAGAATTGAAAATTGATCAAAATTAACTCATTTTACATGTGTAAGtctctgttttatttatttaacttatcAACTAATTTCAACAGTTGGTGATTGATAGCCTTTATAGTATTTGGTGACTGTAGATGTGACTCGCGGATACTTACATAAATCTTTATCAACAACAATGGAGTTCATTGTTGAAAGTGATAAAGGTATAAGTTCGTTGCAATCAAATGTTCTGTTTTTATACATTTATTCACGTAATCATGATTAAACTACTAgtatttcttttgtttgtggATTTTTTCAGCTGATCTTCTACAACGGCCAATTCCTCCAGAAATGGTCATCTTCTACATAACCCAGGACACTCAACGACACTCTCTACTTCCTGAATTAAAATCTGGTgtgttgttcttttatttaaGGGTATACTTTCTACTCAGGCTTCGTTAAAACCATTTATCTTATTGCATTCACATTTCTCATTTACTGTGGCAGATATTAACTTGCTTGTGTTTGTTGGTAATGAACTTGAATAATAGTATTTGCAAACATTTTAATggaaaaaatcatgaggttAATGCTGATGTATTGTTGAATAGGTGGATTTCGGGTGATGGGGAAGATCTCTTCTCAGTGTTCTTTGGCTGGTCCTATTAGTGGTGAGTTAATTGTAGAAACATCTGCAGTTCCGATTCACTCAATCGACATTCAATTGTTTCGTGTTGAGTCCATTCTTCTTGGGGAGAAAATTGCAATTGAAACATCTTTGATACAAACGACCCAGGCAAGTGATACAAATTTAAGAGcatttgaaattaaaacaatgTTTTAACTCCCTTTCCATTTATCAGATAGCAGATGGAAATGTATGCCATAATTTGACTATACCTATCTATGTAATACTTCCGCGGCTTCTGACGTGTCCAACAACTTTTGCTGGGTAAGTGTcttgttcttgataatttccTTTCAGTGTATTGCACAATAGTAATTGTTGCAACTTTTTGCATGTGATGTGCTCAAGGATACTCAGTAAACTGTATTTCCATTTCATAAATAACCTTATAATAAATTGTTTCATATTTGCTTGCGAAAATTCTTGGATCCTACACTGCAAATCTTGATGGCTAGATGtctattgttttattttattccttctcTATTTTcatgcagtcctttctcaaTTGAGTTCAAAGTTGCCATTGTCATAAGTTTTCAGTCAGAGCTATCTCAACTGCATAAGAAGACTGACTCCAGAACTCCAGAACTTTGGGTAAATTCAGTTCCATTTTCCCCAAATGGCAGTTCATTTATCATTTATTGTTCTTCACTTTATTAAGGATCCTTTTGTTTTCCAATTTCCTTTATGAAACTTCAGCTAGCAATGGAAACATTGCCGCTCGAGTTGGTTTGGACAAAGTAAGGTTGTGTATAAGAATGCACCAAGCTATAGCAGGCAGGAAGTGGATATATTGTTTGATATAACATTTGAATTGGTTTCAAGTGAATTGGCTTTCTATTTCATGTAATGTAACTTCCCAAGATTTGGAACAGTGATACTTGCACTGGAAAAGTCTCATGTAGACTTTACAGGTGTTGATTACAACCATATGTATATGAATTTTTTCCCCCTCGTGGTGTCTCTATCTACATCTAACATGACATATGAATAACAATTTAATGGCAAAGTAGTGTATATAGAATCTCCAACTAATTTGGCTCTCGTTTTACAACCTCAGGGATACATTCAATCAACTTACACATATAActcgaaaaaaatttattatatattactaattttacaattaaaatgtaTCACATGATATTctttttttgtaattgaattgaaattttttactCCAAAGTCAAGGAAGTCTCTCCTTTCCCCTCTTtccttttttatatttctttttttcacttATTCAATCTCTCTTATACATcagtattaattaataattattaatttaataattaa
The Arachis duranensis cultivar V14167 chromosome 5, aradu.V14167.gnm2.J7QH, whole genome shotgun sequence genome window above contains:
- the LOC107490635 gene encoding uncharacterized protein LOC107490635 produces the protein MSIDLKLSRFNRIYRPSEALEGKIIIKTQSSISHYGIRLTFKGSVNMQVRGGSAGVVESLYGVIKPIPILNRTTEVKPSGKIASGTTEIPFSVTLRQQGENLEKFYETFHGANISIQYLVTVDVTRGYLHKSLSTTMEFIVESDKADLLQRPIPPEMVIFYITQDTQRHSLLPELKSGGFRVMGKISSQCSLAGPISGELIVETSAVPIHSIDIQLFRVESILLGEKIAIETSLIQTTQATDGNVCHNLTIPIYVILPRLLTCPTTFAGPFSIEFKVAIVISFQSELSQLHKKTDSRTPELWLAMETLPLELVWTK